The following proteins come from a genomic window of Paenibacillus swuensis:
- a CDS encoding carbohydrate binding domain-containing protein, whose translation MKQGLKRAGMLLMALLLMLASVQLSPPRTATAANLITNNGFESGFTNWNNTNSSNITVGTSEFRSGSKSARIQGSASWGALQSASIAVTPNTNYAFTYYYKGGAGLRAVVCYDNGSWQEIQADNVTAASNWTQRTIQFNSGSHSSIFVILQDSGNVTGYFDDLNLDVDGAAAPNLLANPGFEMNLQNWASFGTPSVISVSSSEYRSGSKSLRMAGTGSWGSLQSNAIAVNANTNYTLTYYYKGGSGLRVAICYDDGGWKDIQADATLSAAGWTQRTVQFNTGARTSIFIVLQDSTGVTGHFDDLKLAPASGSGGDPGGGGSGGSNATSAVGTNLSEINSYDNHFPFVNMAFNSLGWFTNYPSWGQELSANQLTGTKYLPAGTNGYLAVFWDLKQAISGSYVVKWDGSATVSLDSNGSGSISVTSSAANRIAFNASNIRFLFLRVQNNSSSNPISNIRVTKAADENNTNLFAQSFIDDWKSFKYFRFMDWMTTNSNQSVAGPADYPDPGALINHPVSIDKMVALCNQTNADMWITIPVKASDALVDELAQYAATHLNSGLQVYVELGNEVWNMAGPFVWQQQYAAAEARRLSLSNTGNNWEDAPVWYAWRSEQIHDRFESKLGAARVQNVIAWQTEAWWVNKVLDYYNNYNEGGANAEMMATAPYFGGDLGLAKYESTVQNWTLNDLFQELRYGTKLAGDTELTYIDRSIAKAQEVKATIDNYPGVVYITYEGGQHLTEVNDDGSGENTAITSLFTSANRDARMGDLYTYYLDRWKAIGGRYFTNFSTVGPYSKYGSWAVKESETHTRAQSPKYDKLLSWIVNNPKWW comes from the coding sequence ATGAAACAAGGTTTGAAGCGAGCGGGAATGCTGTTGATGGCGTTATTGCTTATGCTGGCATCCGTGCAACTTAGCCCGCCCCGGACGGCAACAGCCGCCAACCTCATTACGAACAACGGATTTGAAAGCGGATTCACAAATTGGAACAATACGAATTCTAGCAACATTACCGTGGGTACGTCAGAATTCCGTTCAGGGTCCAAGTCGGCCCGGATTCAGGGCTCCGCCTCGTGGGGCGCTCTGCAATCTGCCTCCATTGCGGTTACACCGAACACGAATTATGCCTTCACCTACTACTACAAAGGCGGCGCCGGGCTGCGAGCCGTCGTCTGCTATGACAACGGCAGCTGGCAGGAAATCCAGGCGGATAATGTTACGGCGGCCTCGAACTGGACACAACGGACAATTCAGTTCAACTCTGGAAGTCACAGTTCGATTTTCGTTATTCTGCAGGATTCGGGTAATGTGACCGGTTACTTCGATGATCTGAATCTCGATGTGGATGGCGCGGCTGCTCCGAACCTGCTTGCCAATCCCGGCTTCGAGATGAACCTGCAGAACTGGGCCAGCTTCGGCACCCCCAGCGTCATCAGCGTAAGCTCATCCGAGTATCGCTCCGGCTCCAAGTCACTCCGCATGGCCGGTACCGGCAGCTGGGGTTCTCTGCAGTCGAACGCGATTGCCGTCAATGCCAATACCAACTATACCCTTACGTACTATTATAAAGGCGGTTCGGGACTTCGTGTTGCCATTTGTTATGATGACGGCGGGTGGAAGGATATCCAAGCAGACGCTACACTGTCCGCGGCCGGCTGGACGCAACGAACGGTTCAGTTCAATACAGGCGCCCGCACTTCAATTTTCATCGTGCTGCAGGATTCGACCGGTGTGACAGGCCATTTCGATGACCTGAAACTTGCTCCGGCCAGCGGCTCCGGAGGCGACCCCGGCGGAGGCGGCTCCGGCGGTTCGAATGCAACTTCAGCCGTCGGTACGAATCTGTCGGAAATCAATTCATACGACAACCACTTTCCGTTCGTCAATATGGCCTTCAACTCGCTTGGCTGGTTCACGAATTACCCTTCCTGGGGCCAAGAGCTGAGTGCGAATCAGCTGACAGGGACCAAATATTTGCCTGCGGGTACGAACGGATACCTGGCCGTCTTCTGGGATTTGAAGCAGGCGATCAGCGGCAGCTATGTCGTCAAGTGGGACGGATCGGCGACCGTGTCACTCGATTCGAACGGCTCAGGCAGCATTAGCGTCACGAGCAGCGCCGCGAACCGGATCGCCTTCAACGCGTCGAATATCCGCTTCCTGTTCCTGCGCGTGCAGAACAACTCCTCCTCGAACCCAATCAGCAACATTCGGGTTACGAAGGCGGCGGACGAGAATAACACAAACTTGTTCGCCCAGAGCTTTATTGACGACTGGAAATCATTCAAGTACTTCCGGTTCATGGACTGGATGACAACGAACTCCAATCAATCCGTCGCGGGCCCTGCCGACTATCCCGATCCGGGCGCGTTGATCAACCACCCCGTCAGTATCGACAAGATGGTCGCGCTCTGCAATCAGACCAACGCCGATATGTGGATCACCATCCCGGTCAAGGCCTCCGATGCGCTCGTCGACGAGCTGGCTCAGTATGCCGCAACGCATCTGAATTCGGGATTGCAGGTGTATGTTGAACTGGGCAACGAGGTGTGGAATATGGCCGGTCCATTCGTCTGGCAGCAGCAATATGCCGCCGCCGAAGCACGCCGCCTGAGCCTCTCGAACACAGGCAACAACTGGGAGGATGCGCCGGTCTGGTACGCATGGCGTTCCGAGCAGATTCATGACCGGTTCGAGAGCAAGCTCGGCGCCGCGCGAGTGCAGAATGTCATTGCTTGGCAAACCGAAGCATGGTGGGTCAACAAGGTGCTTGATTATTACAACAACTACAACGAGGGCGGAGCTAACGCCGAGATGATGGCGACAGCGCCATACTTTGGCGGTGATCTTGGACTCGCCAAGTACGAATCCACAGTGCAGAACTGGACACTGAACGACTTGTTCCAGGAGTTGCGTTATGGTACGAAGCTCGCAGGCGACACGGAACTGACCTACATCGACCGCTCCATCGCCAAGGCGCAGGAGGTTAAAGCGACCATCGACAACTATCCAGGCGTTGTCTATATCACCTATGAGGGCGGGCAGCATCTGACCGAGGTGAACGATGACGGCAGCGGCGAGAATACCGCAATAACCAGCTTATTCACCTCCGCGAACCGCGATGCGCGTATGGGCGACTTGTACACTTATTATTTGGACCGGTGGAAAGCGATTGGCGGCAGATACTTTACCAACTTCAGCACCGTCGGCCCTTATTCCAAATACGGCTCCTGGGCCGTTAAAGAGTCGGAGACCCATACAAGAGCACAATCGCCGAAGTATGACAAACTATTAAGCTGGATCGTTAATAATCCGAAATGGTGGTAG